ATGATAGTTGTGATTGCTGAGCACGCCTTGGCACGTGCTGCAGATGGTCATCAAGTCCGCACCCTGGCGCTCGGCCATGGCAAGCGTCAGGCCGTTGAGCGAGTCGGCCAAGTCGGGATTCTGCTCGCTGATCACGCCCGCGCCGGTGCACGGCGCTTCGGTCATCTCGAAGAGTTCGAGGCCGAGCGGTCCGGCGATCTTCTGCGTCGAGACGAACAGCTCGGGGCAGGCCCCCTTCGAGACGCAGCCGGGAAAGAACGCGACTTTCATTATTTGAACCTGCCTCCGACCTTCTTGAAGATGGCCTTGACGCGCGTAACGCCGGGGATGGACTTGTGGATGATGGGCGGCAGCTTGCCGGCGCGCAGCAAGTTGAAGGCGCTGGGCAGGCTCTGCAGCTGCGCTTTGATGTTGAAGAAGCCCAACGACTTGGGCATGAGGGTCAGCTCGTTGAGGCGGCCGCTATGCTTGATCGAATCCGCGAACGCGTCGGCGTGCCGGGTGCCCGCGTTGTTGGTGAAGCCCGCGCTCACCGCGGCTTGGCGCAGCTTGAGGATCTGATCCAGCGGCGCGACGTGCTTCGGGCACTGCGTGACGCATTCGAAACAATGCGTGCAATCCCACACGCCGTCTGGCTCGCTGTAGCGCCGCAGCCGATCGGGGCGCGTGGCGTCGCGCGGATCCTCGGCGTAGCGGTAGGCCTTCGCGAGCGCCGCGGGCCCCAAAAAATTCTTGTTGACGGCGAACGACTCGCAATCCATGAGGCAGGCGCCGCAGGCGATGCAGCTGACCTCCTGGATGAGGTTTTCCATCGCCGCGTTGGCAACCCGATACTCCTCGCCTTGGGGGATCGGCTGCTTGTTCTCCAACCACGGCGCCACTTTGCGCATCTTCTCCCAGAACGGCTTCATGTCGCAGACGAGGTCGCGCACGATCGGCATCGAGGGCGGTGACTCGACCGTCACCTTGCCGTCCACCAGATGCTCGCCGAGCCTGCTTGTGCACACGAGGCGCGCGTGCCCGTTGACCCACATCGCGCACGAGCCGCAAATCGCGCTGCGGCAGGCGCAGCGCACAGCCAGCGATTCGTCCTGGTATTCGCGGACCTGGATCAGCGCATCGAGGATCATCGCGTGCTCGGGGAGGTCGACTTTGAAGGTCTGGTACGTCTTGCGCGGCGCGTCGCTCCAGGGCGCGGGGAAGGGCGGGCCCAGCTCTCCGCCTTTGTATACGCCCTCTGGGTTATAGCGTCCGACGACGATGGTCCATTCCATTTCTAATACTTCCTGACTTCGGGCTGCCATTTGGTGATGGTCACCGGGGCGTACGAGATTTGCGGGGCACCGTCGCGCAGCGTCACCATGACATGTTTGAGCCAATTCGCGTCATCGCGCTCCGGGAAGTCGGTGCGCGATTGCGCGCCGCGGCTTTCCTTGCGCGTCTGCGCGCTCACGATGATCGTCTCCGCGCAATCGAGCATGTAGCCAAGTTCGAGCACGAAGGTCAGGGCCTGGTTGTAGGTGCGACCTTTGTCGCCGACCGCGACTTTGTCGTAGCGCTGGCGCAGCGAGCGCACGGCGGAAAGCGCCTCGTTCAACCTCGTCTCGTCCCGATACACCCCGACCTTCTCATCCATCATCGTGCCCAGTTCCAAGCGCAAGCGCGCGTGCGTCTCGCCGACGTACGGGCGGTCCAGCAGCGCTTGAACGCGGCGCTGCTCGGAAGCCAGAAAGTCCTCGCCCGCCGACGTGTTCGGCACGCTCTTCACGTAGGTGGAAGCCGCCAAACCGGAACGCCGGCCGAAAACCAGGGTGTCGAGCAGGGAGTTCGCGCCCAAACGATTGCCGCCGTGCACCGAAACGCAGGCGCATTCGCCGGCCGCGTAGATGCCGGGGACCGGTGTGGCGCCCTCGACGTCGGTCTTGATGCCGCCCATGATGTAATGCATGCCGGGGCGCACGGGGACGGGCGTGTCGACCATGTCGATGTCGAGGAAATCAAGCGCCATCTCGTGGATCTGCGGCAGTTTGCTCATGATCAAGTCGCGCCCGAGGTGGCGCAGGTCGAGCAGCACGCAGCCATCGATGCCGCGGCCCTCGGCGATCTCGTTCGTCTCAGCGCGGGAGATGACGTCGCGTGCCGCGAGCTCGATCTTGTTCGGCGCGTACTTCTTCATGAAGCGGTCGCCATCGGCGTTGAGCAGGTACGCGCCCTCGCCGCGCGCCGCCTCGGTCATCAGGAAGCCGCTGCCCTTGAGCGTCGTCGGATGGTATTGCACCATCTCCATGTCCATGAGCGGCGCTCCCGCCCGGTACGCCAGAGAGTGACCGTCGCCGGTGCAGATCAGCGCGTTGGTGCTCGGTTCGTAGACGCGGCCGCAGCCGCCGGCCCCGATGATGACCGCCTTCGCCCGCAGCAGGCTCATTTCGCCGGTCATCATGTCGAGTGCGACCACGCCCCGGCAAACGCCGCCGGCCATCCACAGCGAGGTGGCAAACCATTCTTCGTAGACCTTCACGCCGGTTTTCATGATCTGGTCGTACAGCGTGTTGAGCAGCGCCTGACCGGTGATGTCGCCGACGAAGTACGTGCGCGCCACGGAAGCGCCGCCGAACGCGCGCGTGCCGAGCTTGCCGTCCTCGCCGCGATAGAAGGTGACGCCCATGTGCTCGAGTTCGATGATGTCGCTCGGCGCTTCGCGGCACATGATCTCGACCGCGTCCTGGTCGGCGAGGTAGTCGCTTCCCTTGATCGTGTCGAGCGCGTGGGTCTCCCACGAATCGCCTGCGCCAAGCGCCGCGTTGATGCCGCCCTGTGCGGCACCCGAGTGACTGCGGATCGGATGCACTTTGGAAATGATGGCGACGTCGGCGCCGTGGCGCGCTGCTTCGATGGCGGCGCGCATGCCCGCGAGGCCGCCGCCGAACACCACAACGTCGTGATCGGTGATCATGCTGCGCGGTCCTCGACTATGACCCTTTGGCCCGCGGCGCAGATGCGTTGATCTCGGCGCTCGCGCTTTGTGAGAATCGCTCGAAGTTCGAGGCGAAAAGTTTGGCCAGCTCGCCGGCCTTGGCGTCGTAAGCCGCCGCGTCGCTCCAGGTGCGGCGCGCGTCGAGCACATCCGCCGGCACACCGAGGACCGCTTTGGGAACGCTGACGTGGAACACCGGATCCGGCGTGCATGCCACGGCGTCGAGCGCCCCGGAAAGCGCGGCTTTGACCATCGCGCGGGTGTACGGCAACTTGATGCGCTTGCCTACGCCATAAGGTCCGCCGCTCCAACCGGTGTTGATGAGCCAGCACCTCGCGTCGTGCTTCGCGATGCGTTCGCCGAGCATCTGCGCGTAGAGCATGGGGGCGTGCACCATGAACGGCGCGCCGAAGCAATGCGAGAAGGTCGCCTGCGGTTCGGTGACGCCCTTCTCCGTTCCGGCGACTTTGGCGGTGTAGCCGGAAAGGAAGTGGTACATCGCCTGCGCTGGGGTCATGCGCGCGATGGGCGGCAGGACGCCGAATGCATCGCAGGTCAACATGATGAGATTGCGCGGATGAGCGCCGCGACCCGAGGGCTCGATGTTCGGCACGGAGGTCAGGGGGTATGCCGCGCGCGTGTTCTCGGTGAGCGAATCGTCGTCGAGATCGAGCTCGCGCGTGTCTTCGTCGATGACGACGTTCTCGAGCACCGTCGCGAAGGTGCGCGTGGTGGGGAATATCTGCGGCTCGAGTTCGGCGGAGAGGTGGATGACCTTCGCGTAGCAGCCGCCTTCGAAATTGAAGATGCCGCTGTCGCTCCAACCGTGCTCGTCGTCGCCGATGAGCGCGCGCTCGGGATCGGCGGACAGCGTCGTCTTGCCGGTGCCGGAGAGTCCGAAGAAGATCGCGACGTCGCCGCCGGGTCCCACGTTGGCGGAGCAGTGCATGGGCAGCGCGCCGCGCAGCGGCAAGAGGTAGTTCATGATGGTGAAGACCGACTTCTTGATCTCACCGGCATACGAGGTGCCGCCGATGAGCACGAGGCGTCTGCCGAAGTCGATGATGACGAACGTCTCTGAACGGGTGCGATCGCGCGTCGGGTCGGCGTGAAAATCGGGCACGGCGACGACGGCGAACCCCGCCCGGATGGTGCTCAGATCGGCGCGCGTGGGTCTGATGAAGAGGTGCTTCGCGAAAAGGCTTTGCCAAGCGTACTCGGTGACCACGCGCACGGGAACGCGATACTGTGGATCGGCGCCCGCGTAGGCGTCGATGACGTAGACGTCGCGCTCGCGCAAATGCTCGTCGACTCTGGCGAGCAGCGCGTCGAACGCTTCCTGCTCGAAGGGCTTGTTGCTCTTACCCCAGTCGATCTGCCGCTCGCTCCCCGGCTCCCGGACGAAGAATTTGTCTTGCGGCGAGCGGCCGGTGTGCTTGCCGGTCTTGACGACGAGCGGTCCTGCGTCTGCAGCGAGCCCTTCGCGCCGGCGGATGGCCTCTTCGAACAGGCGGCCGGTAGAGAGATTGAACTCTGCGCGTCGCGCCGGACCAAAGCCGAAATCTTCCAGTCCGCTGCTGGCGCCGGTGAGCAGGGCCATACGAAAGCCCTTAATGGCGGTTCCTGAACCTTCCTGCGGGACCGGGAGAGCCACGCAGTCAAGCGGCGTGCGGCTTTCTACTTTAGTATCATGGCGCTTTCGGAAGCGACTCATGAGGCGGATCGTCGCGCTATACTTCGCGATCATCGCGGGGGAAGTTGAATCCACAAGTTTTCGCGATGACTCACAGTCTGTGCACAAGCGGCTCCACAAGGGCGTGGCGAAGCCTTAGCGGAATAGCCTCACTCGAACGTATGTTTGGGCGGGGATTTGAGGCGGAGTAGGGCTTGGCAAAGGGTAGCTTCGTTCATCTCCACGTCCACAGCGAGTACTCGCTGCTCGACGGTGCGTGTCGTATCGCCGATTTGGTGCAAGCGGCCGCCGAATTCGGCATGCCTGCTCTCGCCCTGACCGACCACGGCGTCCTTTATGGCGCGCTGGAATTCTACTTCGCGGCCAAAGCCAAAGGCATCAAGCCGATCATCGGCTGCGAGATGTATGTCGCCCCGAGAGGCCATCGCGACCGCTCCGCGCGCGACGAGTATCACTTGACCGTGCTCGCCTCGAACAAAGCCGGCTATCAGAACCTCATGAAGCTGGTCTCCGCAGGCTTTCTCGACGGCTACTACTACAAGCCGCGGGTCGATCTCGAACTGCTCGCGCGGCATCACGAAGGGCTGATCGTCCTCTCAGGCTGTTTGGGCGGCGGCGTGCAGCAGCACTTGATGCGCGACGAGGTCGACTCAGCCCGGCAGATGATCCGGGATTATCAAGCGATCTTCGGCGACCGCTATTTCCTCGAACTGCACAACCATTCCAGCGCGGCCGAAGACAAAGTGCGCTCCGCGCTGCTGCAGCTGTCCGGCGAACTCGGCGTGCGGGCCGCGGCGACGAACGATTCGCACTACCTTGGCAAGGACGATGCGCCGGCGCACGACGTACTGCTGTGCATCGGCACGGGTCGCATGGTGTCCGACAAGGATCGTCTGCGTTTCGATGGGGACGACTTCTATTTCAAGTCGGCCGAGCAGATGCGGGAGCTCTTCGCAGGCTCGCCGGACGCGTGCGATGCGACCGAAGACATCGCGCGCGCCGTCGACTTCGACCTCGAATCCAAGTCGTTCGCGCTGCCGAAGTTCCCGGTCCCGCCCGACGCCGGGGATGAAGCGGTCTATCTCCACCGTCTGTGCGTGGATGGCCTGGCAGCGCGCTATGGATCGCCCACGCCCGTGCATCTGGAGCGGCTCGAATACGAACTCGGCGTCATCAACCGCATGGGCTATGCGTCGTACTTCCTTATAGTATGGGATTTCATCCGCTACGCCAGGGAGAGCGGCATTCCCGTTGGCCCGGGCCGCGGCTCGGCCGCGGGAAGCATCGTGGCCTACGCGCTGCGCATCTCAGACGTGGACCCGCTGCGCTACAATCTGTTCTTCGAACGCTTCTTGAACCCCGAGCGCATCTCGATGCCCGACATCGACACCGATTTTTGCTTCGAGCGGCGCGACGAAGTCATCGCCTACGTACGCGAGAAATACGGCGCGGATCGCGTCTCGCAGATCGTGACCTTCGGCACGATGGCGGCGCGCGCGGCCGTGCGCGACGTCGGGCGCGTGATGGGGCATCCGCTCGGCGACGTCGACCGCATCGCCAAACTCATCCCCAACGTGCCGACCAACCCCGTGTCCATCCGCCAGGCGATCGACAACGTGCCCGAACTCAAGCTGATCTACCAGCGCGATCCGCGCGCGCACGAGCTGCTCGAGACGGCGATGCGCGTCGAGGGTTTGGCGCGCCACGCCTCCACGCACGCCGCGGGCGTGGTCATCGCGCCGGGACCGGTGACCGACTACGCGCCGCTGGTCAAGCTCGGCGAGAATGACGTCAACACGCAATACTCGATGGATTGGGTCGAAAAAGTCGGCCTGCTGAAGATGGATTTCCTGGGTCTGCGGACGCTGACCGTCATCGACCGCGCGTCGGCTGAGATCCGGCGAACGGGCGGATCGGGATTCGAGATCGAGAACATCGCGCTGGACGATCCGAAGACCTATGCGCTCCTTTCCGCCGGGCACACGACCGGCGTCTTCCAACTCGAGAGCGCCGGCATGCGCCGCTATATCGCCGAGCTGAAGCCCACCTGCATCGAGGACCTGATCGCCATGGTGGCGCTGTAC
Above is a genomic segment from Candidatus Tumulicola sp. containing:
- a CDS encoding succinate dehydrogenase/fumarate reductase iron-sulfur subunit, coding for MEWTIVVGRYNPEGVYKGGELGPPFPAPWSDAPRKTYQTFKVDLPEHAMILDALIQVREYQDESLAVRCACRSAICGSCAMWVNGHARLVCTSRLGEHLVDGKVTVESPPSMPIVRDLVCDMKPFWEKMRKVAPWLENKQPIPQGEEYRVANAAMENLIQEVSCIACGACLMDCESFAVNKNFLGPAALAKAYRYAEDPRDATRPDRLRRYSEPDGVWDCTHCFECVTQCPKHVAPLDQILKLRQAAVSAGFTNNAGTRHADAFADSIKHSGRLNELTLMPKSLGFFNIKAQLQSLPSAFNLLRAGKLPPIIHKSIPGVTRVKAIFKKVGGRFK
- a CDS encoding DNA polymerase III subunit alpha, producing the protein MAKGSFVHLHVHSEYSLLDGACRIADLVQAAAEFGMPALALTDHGVLYGALEFYFAAKAKGIKPIIGCEMYVAPRGHRDRSARDEYHLTVLASNKAGYQNLMKLVSAGFLDGYYYKPRVDLELLARHHEGLIVLSGCLGGGVQQHLMRDEVDSARQMIRDYQAIFGDRYFLELHNHSSAAEDKVRSALLQLSGELGVRAAATNDSHYLGKDDAPAHDVLLCIGTGRMVSDKDRLRFDGDDFYFKSAEQMRELFAGSPDACDATEDIARAVDFDLESKSFALPKFPVPPDAGDEAVYLHRLCVDGLAARYGSPTPVHLERLEYELGVINRMGYASYFLIVWDFIRYARESGIPVGPGRGSAAGSIVAYALRISDVDPLRYNLFFERFLNPERISMPDIDTDFCFERRDEVIAYVREKYGADRVSQIVTFGTMAARAAVRDVGRVMGHPLGDVDRIAKLIPNVPTNPVSIRQAIDNVPELKLIYQRDPRAHELLETAMRVEGLARHASTHAAGVVIAPGPVTDYAPLVKLGENDVNTQYSMDWVEKVGLLKMDFLGLRTLTVIDRASAEIRRTGGSGFEIENIALDDPKTYALLSAGHTTGVFQLESAGMRRYIAELKPTCIEDLIAMVALYRPGPMDWINDFIAGKHGRRRITYLHPKLEPILAETYGVGVYQEQIMQMCRDLAGYTAGQADEMRKVIGKKIKEKIPIERRKFIDGCVGNGMEQPLAERIWQFIEPFAGYGFNKAHSVCYGLLAYRTAWLKANHPLAFMAALLTSVKNNADKVSEYLAECTTIGVHILAPDVNESNTDFTVAGDALRFGLGAVRNVGEGAIKELIALREERRFTSLAEVCARADSRQVNRRVLESLIKAGALDELGSSRAALLAGLDAAIDYGQKLTQERELGQTSLFGGEGGAPLPPPALPSEPEAPVAVRLAQEKEAIGVYISGHPLADKAEELSRKATHTVGSLKELPEDALAVVGGVVTSARRVVTKAGAQMLIGRLEDTTGSTEVVVFPKWYDELQAMFADDAILVIKGRVKERRAIGKPPGTVAPITDENGEDERPEVSLQAVEVWPLAQAPSIVRSNGNGAPNISFRTPTVFRAPDVVFRASEASSEKSPGRALHIRMSGGNGEAERLNKLRDLVLAAGPGTGQVVLHAGSNDERRPLRHLLPITPGLADAIAALFGGDNVWESEA
- a CDS encoding FAD-binding protein — encoded protein: MITDHDVVVFGGGLAGMRAAIEAARHGADVAIISKVHPIRSHSGAAQGGINAALGAGDSWETHALDTIKGSDYLADQDAVEIMCREAPSDIIELEHMGVTFYRGEDGKLGTRAFGGASVARTYFVGDITGQALLNTLYDQIMKTGVKVYEEWFATSLWMAGGVCRGVVALDMMTGEMSLLRAKAVIIGAGGCGRVYEPSTNALICTGDGHSLAYRAGAPLMDMEMVQYHPTTLKGSGFLMTEAARGEGAYLLNADGDRFMKKYAPNKIELAARDVISRAETNEIAEGRGIDGCVLLDLRHLGRDLIMSKLPQIHEMALDFLDIDMVDTPVPVRPGMHYIMGGIKTDVEGATPVPGIYAAGECACVSVHGGNRLGANSLLDTLVFGRRSGLAASTYVKSVPNTSAGEDFLASEQRRVQALLDRPYVGETHARLRLELGTMMDEKVGVYRDETRLNEALSAVRSLRQRYDKVAVGDKGRTYNQALTFVLELGYMLDCAETIIVSAQTRKESRGAQSRTDFPERDDANWLKHVMVTLRDGAPQISYAPVTITKWQPEVRKY
- the pckA gene encoding phosphoenolpyruvate carboxykinase (ATP), with the translated sequence MALLTGASSGLEDFGFGPARRAEFNLSTGRLFEEAIRRREGLAADAGPLVVKTGKHTGRSPQDKFFVREPGSERQIDWGKSNKPFEQEAFDALLARVDEHLRERDVYVIDAYAGADPQYRVPVRVVTEYAWQSLFAKHLFIRPTRADLSTIRAGFAVVAVPDFHADPTRDRTRSETFVIIDFGRRLVLIGGTSYAGEIKKSVFTIMNYLLPLRGALPMHCSANVGPGGDVAIFFGLSGTGKTTLSADPERALIGDDEHGWSDSGIFNFEGGCYAKVIHLSAELEPQIFPTTRTFATVLENVVIDEDTRELDLDDDSLTENTRAAYPLTSVPNIEPSGRGAHPRNLIMLTCDAFGVLPPIARMTPAQAMYHFLSGYTAKVAGTEKGVTEPQATFSHCFGAPFMVHAPMLYAQMLGERIAKHDARCWLINTGWSGGPYGVGKRIKLPYTRAMVKAALSGALDAVACTPDPVFHVSVPKAVLGVPADVLDARRTWSDAAAYDAKAGELAKLFASNFERFSQSASAEINASAPRAKGS